In one window of Erythrolamprus reginae isolate rEryReg1 chromosome 1, rEryReg1.hap1, whole genome shotgun sequence DNA:
- the LOC139158188 gene encoding vomeronasal type-2 receptor 26-like produces MEDYYGPGDLIIGANLLLKKMYEYAALKFDREASKTEMSSRPIPNNYHQFLALAFAVREINRDLVLLPNITLGFHMYDNSQWDRRISLISLFLLSMRDQMVPGYKCDRQDPLLSVIGGDNAKSSRLMASIFSIFKVPQLSVGFESPWESRRVYPSFFRIDPKDFSQYVGLVQLFLYFQWNWIGLLASGSESGEHFISTLMPMLKEKEICLAFTHRMKDESEKHMIFRVKVSHIRLVHQLRPYLDREPLLTVTHALITSRFNYCNTLYIGLPLKSVGKLQITQNAAILPFLRNIKFNNSAGEEVSFSENRLRSVRYDLLNWVFFPNQSNVLVKVGHIHPGAPPGQDFSLNSDAILWTTKKVPFARCGMKRCHAGERRRVPEGEQVCCYQCDPCPEGTISNQTDAARCHPCPDYQYPNKHKDHCIAKKIHFLVYQDTLGYTLVSLTLSLSVITIAVLAIFLKHRDTPIVKANNRDLTYILLVSLLLCFLCSFLFIGRPRKLPCLIRQTAFAILFSLAVSSVLAKTVMVVLAFMANKPGNKTRKLLGKPLTNSIVLACPLAQAVLCATWLGTSPPFPNLDFHSLVGETILECNEGSASMFYAVLAYLGFLALISFTVAFLARKLPDSFNEAKFITFSMLIFCSVWITFLPTYLSTKGKSMVALEIFSILASGAGLLACIFFPKCYIILFRPDLNQRKNIMGH; encoded by the exons ACCCATACCCAACAACTACCACCAGTTCCTGGCCTTGGCGTTTGCAGTTAGAGAAATCAACAGGGATCTGGTTCTCCTCCCCAACATCACCCTGGGCTTCCACATGTATGACAATAGCCAGTGGGATAGGAGGATTTCTTTAATCAGTCTCTTTCTGCTCTCCATGCGTGACCAAATGGTTCCAGGTTATAAATGTGACAGGCAGGACCCTCTGCTCTCTGTCATCGGAGGTGACAATGCCAAATCCTCAAGGCTGATGGCCTCCATCTTCAGCATCttcaaggtcccacag CTCAGTGTTGGCTTTGAATCCCCCTGGGAAAGCAGAAGAGTgtatccttccttcttccggatTGACCCCAAGGACTTTTCTCAGTATGTGGGCTTAGTCCAGCTGTTCCtgtatttccagtggaactggaTTGGGCTTCTGGCCTCTGGAAGTGAGAGTGGAGAACATTTCATCTCGACTCTAATGCCAATGCTCAAAgagaaggagatctgcctggCCTTCACTCATAGAATGAAGGATGAGTCTGAAAAGCATATG ATCTTTAGAGTGAAAGTTTCACATatacgcctggtgcaccagttgcggccctacctggaccgggagccattgctcacagtcactcatgccctcatcacctcgaggttcaattactgcaatactctctacattgggctacccttgaaaagtgttgggaaacttcagatcacgCAGAATGCGGCC ATTCTTCCCTTTTTGAGGAATATCAAATTCAACAACAGTGCTGGAGAAGAAGTCTCCTTCTCAGAAAACAGACTGAGGTCTGTTCGCTATGATCTTCTCAACTGGGTTTTCTTCCCCAATCAGTCAAATGTTCTTGTGaaagttggacacatccatcctGGGGCTCCCCCAGGTCAGGATTTCTCCCTTAACTCTGATGCAATCCTCTGGACCACAAAG aAGGTGCCCTTTGCCAGATGTGGCATGAAGAGGTGCCAtgcaggggagaggagaagagttccAGAGGGTGAGCAGGTGTGCTGCTACCAATGTGACCCTTGTCCAGAAGGGACCATTTCGAATCAGACAG ATGCAGCTCGCTGTCATCCTTGCCCAGATTACCAATATCCCAACAAGCACAAGGACCACTGCATTGCCAAGAAGATCCACTTCCTTGTCTATCAAGACACCCTTGGATACACTTTAgtttctctcacactttctctctctgtgaTCACAATTGCAGTTCTGGCAATTTTCCTTAAACATCGTGACACACCAATcgtcaaggccaacaaccgagatctcacctacatcctcctggtctccctcctgctttgcttcctctgctccttcctcttcattggtagACCCAGAAAACTCCCCTGTCTCATCAGACAAACTGCCTTTGCCATTCTCTTTTCCCTTGCAGTTTCCTCTGTGCTGGCAAAAACTGTCATGGTAGTTTTGGCCTTCATGGCCAACAAGCCAGGAAACAAGACGAGGAAGCTCTTAGGAAAGCCACTGACCAACTCCATTGTCTTAGCCTGTCCGCTAGCCCAAGCAGTTCTTTGTGCTACCTGGCTGGGAACGTCTCCACCTTTTCCCAACTTGGACTTCCACTCCCTAGTAGGAGAGACCATTTTGGAATGTAATGAAGGCTCGGCTTCCATGTTTTATGCTGTCCTTGCCTACTTGGGTTTCCTGGCCCTCATCAGTTTCACTGTGGCATTTCTGGCTCGGAAATTGCCTGAcagctttaatgaagccaagttcattacttttagcatgctgATCTTTTGCAGTGTGTGGATCACCTTcctccccacctacctgagcaccaaaggaaaaTCCATGGTGGctttggagatcttctccattttggcctctggagcTGGTCTCTTGGCTTGcatatttttccccaaatgctataTTATCCTATTCAGGCCTGATCTGAATCAGAGAAAAAATATAATGGGGCACTAG